A single Crateriforma conspicua DNA region contains:
- a CDS encoding PulJ/GspJ family protein, producing the protein MNRKSIAVGFTLVEMMVAMAITLLLMAALASSFGKVGQQVRVSRAQVDLSSRVRDVTRRMRDELSRCTANPAATGSDKGEGYLVYFDGPISNITATLMGRAPAEDNEYTLQDSRFGDYDDYLAFTAKAPEGSPFTGKVPRFVLDAKTAEANGVAYNAANFPGGVAGALDPVVITSQYAEIIYYVSPQYQTSLDTANNGQSIHVYDTAAQPTIVDLDGNGIPDQMKLHRRVLLIRPDLNLNGVTTLGPALPQFTSGNYTYLQPDTWPSDASTGLPAIKTPGGNGLNQSQAALAWLIGMGPIHQQCDLSVGRRLMPNGAPSTSNAGNFVFANSLDDLQQPHNRFAHVRVPQTILGISPPNGTNGYTSMPLLALGGVAPILEAATINTPSVAPPYGGAPGFALRTRFVTPTFLNGFLRPEFILGQDLSHTDTFGDGWGIERVGEDVLLTNVLSFDVKAFDPGVQTYVSPGPDGQFGVAGVDDDQNGTVDDGLSINPALINEEVGFVGSDDHAVTPNDPSYYDVLWRYGQWSGSGTIAGNRQPPAPGVMGAFVDLGYAVQAGGAVRGNAGLLYDAFSGVARPVLNPALIPNTRFSAYNQNARYVPQYGDNLLASGRMITNGGRIVLYQPAFDTFTSEYESDGYLQWSRSDPNTGVHDGTLWWLNNNDGSPPSTLPGNAASVDPSTNGLDDVAASTGGNSFGSGSIGERETAPPFASGLPALNIEIRVENTQVREVEQSSVAKYFGD; encoded by the coding sequence GTGAACCGAAAATCGATCGCGGTCGGCTTTACGCTGGTCGAAATGATGGTCGCGATGGCGATCACGCTGTTGCTGATGGCCGCACTCGCCTCGTCGTTCGGCAAAGTCGGGCAACAGGTACGCGTCAGCCGTGCGCAAGTGGACCTTAGCAGCCGTGTCCGTGACGTGACCCGCCGCATGCGTGATGAACTGTCACGATGCACCGCCAACCCGGCGGCGACGGGCAGCGACAAGGGCGAAGGCTACCTGGTCTATTTCGACGGCCCGATCAGCAACATCACCGCAACGCTGATGGGCCGGGCCCCGGCCGAGGACAACGAGTACACGTTGCAGGATTCGCGTTTCGGTGATTACGACGATTACCTGGCGTTCACCGCCAAAGCTCCCGAAGGATCTCCGTTCACCGGCAAAGTGCCGCGTTTTGTCCTGGACGCCAAGACGGCCGAAGCCAACGGCGTTGCCTACAACGCGGCGAACTTTCCCGGCGGCGTCGCCGGCGCACTGGATCCCGTGGTGATCACGTCACAGTATGCGGAAATCATCTACTACGTCAGCCCGCAATATCAGACATCACTGGACACCGCAAACAACGGCCAATCCATCCACGTCTACGATACCGCCGCACAGCCGACGATCGTCGATCTGGACGGCAACGGCATCCCGGATCAAATGAAGCTGCACCGCCGCGTGTTGCTGATCCGCCCCGATTTGAATTTGAACGGTGTCACAACGCTGGGGCCTGCATTGCCGCAATTCACCAGTGGCAACTACACCTATCTGCAACCGGATACATGGCCTTCGGATGCCAGCACCGGGTTGCCGGCAATCAAGACACCGGGCGGCAACGGCCTGAACCAATCACAGGCGGCGCTGGCTTGGTTGATTGGGATGGGGCCGATTCACCAACAGTGCGACCTTTCGGTGGGTCGACGACTGATGCCCAATGGTGCGCCTAGTACAAGTAATGCTGGTAATTTCGTTTTCGCGAACTCGTTGGACGACTTGCAACAGCCCCACAACCGGTTTGCACACGTTCGTGTTCCACAGACGATTTTGGGCATCAGTCCGCCCAACGGAACCAATGGCTATACGTCGATGCCGCTGTTAGCTCTGGGCGGTGTCGCACCGATCTTGGAAGCCGCCACCATCAACACACCCTCAGTGGCCCCTCCCTATGGAGGCGCACCTGGATTCGCGTTGCGAACAAGATTCGTGACGCCAACCTTTTTGAACGGATTTTTGAGACCGGAATTTATCCTTGGGCAAGATCTTTCGCACACCGATACGTTTGGCGATGGTTGGGGAATCGAGCGGGTCGGTGAAGACGTCCTTCTGACCAACGTGCTTTCATTTGACGTTAAGGCGTTCGATCCTGGGGTCCAGACTTACGTCTCCCCTGGGCCTGACGGCCAATTCGGAGTCGCCGGAGTCGATGACGATCAAAACGGGACCGTTGATGACGGGCTTTCGATCAATCCGGCATTGATCAACGAAGAAGTCGGATTTGTCGGAAGCGACGACCATGCGGTCACGCCCAACGACCCGTCCTACTACGACGTGCTTTGGCGTTACGGCCAATGGTCGGGCTCTGGCACCATCGCGGGAAACCGCCAACCTCCCGCGCCGGGAGTAATGGGTGCTTTTGTTGATCTCGGATATGCAGTCCAAGCGGGAGGCGCGGTTCGCGGCAATGCGGGCTTGCTTTACGATGCGTTCAGCGGTGTTGCTCGGCCAGTGCTAAACCCGGCACTCATCCCCAACACCCGGTTCTCCGCTTACAACCAAAACGCTCGCTATGTGCCGCAATACGGCGACAATCTTCTGGCTTCGGGACGGATGATCACCAACGGCGGTCGCATTGTCCTATATCAACCGGCATTTGATACCTTCACCAGTGAATACGAAAGTGATGGGTATTTGCAATGGTCGCGCAGCGATCCCAACACGGGCGTTCATGACGGCACTTTATGGTGGCTGAATAATAACGATGGCAGCCCGCCCTCCACGTTGCCGGGAAATGCGGCTTCAGTGGACCCATCGACCAATGGGTTGGATGACGTCGCCGCGTCAACGGGTGGGAATTCGTTCGGAAGCGGCTCCATTGGCGAACGCGAAACGGCTCCACCGTTTGCGAGTGGATTGCCAGCGCTGAACATCGAAATCCGAGTGGAGAACACCCAGGTACGCGAGGTCGAACAATCGTCCGTCGCGAAGTACTTCGGAGACTGA
- a CDS encoding PEP-CTERM sorting domain-containing protein, with amino-acid sequence MNATDHGCPILFSADSITMKRLFTAVLAAGCLFGTASADVTLDAIGQTKTIDFEGFAGNGFAPADAGVDGQGIISGANDGRLDSYDWSAKLFEDSFLTLEVPFEGGMPAGNEDFFSRGDGYGAGITDDGIYNFITGGSNTNDASLGVVPRFSDTFDSGFFALRLLNNTGNDLSSILVDFTVFDFNNQSGQTLLNLEFSADGSTFSSTGVQFESDLTADASWKETQLSTLISTPTPIADQQQFFLRWNGSIAGQTSGLGDIVAIDNISVTAVPEPSSLIALGAVSAFAARRYRRRKNG; translated from the coding sequence ATGAATGCGACCGACCACGGTTGCCCCATCCTCTTTTCCGCTGATTCGATCACCATGAAGCGTTTGTTCACTGCGGTCTTGGCCGCCGGTTGCTTGTTCGGAACTGCGTCGGCCGATGTCACCCTTGATGCGATCGGTCAAACCAAAACGATTGATTTTGAAGGCTTCGCCGGAAACGGGTTCGCACCGGCTGACGCGGGCGTAGATGGACAGGGAATCATTTCAGGAGCGAACGACGGGCGGCTTGACTCTTATGATTGGAGCGCCAAGCTTTTTGAAGACTCTTTTCTGACCCTTGAAGTCCCCTTCGAAGGCGGAATGCCTGCCGGAAACGAGGACTTTTTTAGCCGCGGCGATGGCTACGGCGCCGGAATCACCGATGATGGGATCTACAATTTCATCACTGGTGGAAGCAACACGAACGATGCCTCTTTGGGGGTGGTGCCAAGGTTCTCCGATACATTTGATTCCGGTTTTTTTGCGCTTCGTTTACTGAATAATACCGGTAACGACCTGAGCAGCATTCTTGTCGATTTCACCGTTTTTGACTTCAACAATCAGTCGGGGCAGACCTTGTTAAATTTGGAGTTTTCAGCCGACGGGTCGACTTTCTCGTCAACTGGCGTTCAATTCGAGTCGGATTTGACCGCTGACGCTTCATGGAAGGAAACCCAGCTCAGCACATTGATTTCTACTCCTACACCGATCGCAGATCAGCAGCAGTTCTTCCTCCGATGGAACGGCAGTATTGCTGGTCAAACCTCAGGGTTGGGAGATATTGTGGCCATCGACAATATCTCCGTCACCGCCGTTCCAGAGCCGAGCAGCCTGATCGCACTGGGTGCGGTTTCTGCTTTTGCCGCACGCCGTTATCGACGTCGCAAGAACGGCTAA
- a CDS encoding redoxin domain-containing protein — protein sequence MRSSILTSALTPWVLVFMASVPLVTAEASEPTTADLPPVLLQMIRDDAVHEDLELTSDQKRSLFSVVKGIDAQWFPQLNLITTGNTKPEPYQETVKDLTAKLQRELKSILNTSQFDRLMQLRRQALGTRMVLLDDVRQGLELTSSQIQRFTDAFAKTESESQRITAKLKKQELEAGEAARQVAKLQQTERETVVGALTDTQRGRLGSLTGPAFDFSRVRRKLPFAPEIQNAGVTWIQGEPVRLADLRGKVVVVHFYAFQCINCIRNLPHYTAWYSDYADDDLVVLGIQRPETSAERDGNKVASAAKREGIRYPILLDLESSNWNAWGNRIWPSVYLIDKDGFLRRSWYGEMNWQGNEGEKDMRSTLEMLLAEDG from the coding sequence ATGCGGTCTTCCATCCTGACCTCGGCATTGACCCCTTGGGTCCTGGTTTTCATGGCGTCGGTGCCGCTGGTGACTGCGGAAGCGTCCGAGCCGACGACGGCCGACTTGCCACCCGTGCTGTTGCAAATGATTCGCGATGATGCCGTGCACGAGGACCTGGAGTTAACCAGCGACCAGAAACGCAGCCTGTTTAGCGTGGTCAAAGGCATCGACGCACAGTGGTTCCCGCAGCTGAACCTGATCACCACCGGAAACACCAAGCCGGAGCCGTATCAAGAGACGGTCAAGGATTTGACGGCAAAGCTTCAACGCGAATTGAAGTCGATCCTGAACACGTCTCAGTTCGATCGGCTGATGCAGTTGCGGCGACAAGCACTGGGAACGCGGATGGTGTTGCTGGACGATGTCCGCCAGGGCCTGGAACTGACTTCGTCGCAGATCCAACGTTTCACCGATGCTTTTGCCAAAACTGAATCGGAGAGCCAGCGGATCACTGCCAAGTTGAAAAAGCAAGAACTGGAGGCCGGTGAAGCGGCCCGACAAGTCGCCAAGTTACAGCAGACCGAACGCGAAACGGTGGTCGGCGCTCTGACCGACACCCAGCGTGGGCGGCTGGGTTCATTGACCGGCCCGGCATTTGACTTTTCGCGAGTCCGTCGAAAACTGCCCTTTGCACCGGAGATTCAAAATGCCGGCGTGACATGGATCCAAGGCGAACCCGTCCGCCTGGCCGACCTGCGAGGCAAAGTGGTGGTTGTCCACTTTTATGCATTTCAGTGCATCAACTGCATTCGCAATCTGCCGCACTACACCGCTTGGTATTCCGATTATGCGGACGATGATTTGGTGGTGTTGGGTATCCAGCGACCTGAAACCTCCGCCGAACGAGACGGCAACAAGGTCGCGTCGGCGGCGAAACGCGAAGGCATCCGATATCCAATTCTCTTGGATTTGGAATCCTCCAATTGGAATGCCTGGGGCAATCGGATTTGGCCATCGGTCTATTTGATTGACAAGGACGGCTTTCTGCGACGGTCTTGGTATGGCGAAATGAACTGGCAGGGCAACGAGGGTGAAAAGGACATGCGGTCGACACTGGAGATGCTGTTGGCCGAAGACGGCTGA
- a CDS encoding sigma-70 family RNA polymerase sigma factor — protein MAVTGTPAARPERRKTRRDSAAQSPLETYLREINETALLSAQDELDLAEQIAQGDVMARDRMVRANLRLVVNIARGYTGKGLGLQDLIEEGNLGLLRAVEGFDPSVGTRFSTYASYWIKQSIKRALINSAKTIRIPAYMVELLSKWRRATARLSEELGRTPTNEEVARVLGLPKKKLPIIRKAIKINNSTPQSDQTDSGWSLGEMVMDERLKAPDEEMLDHDILRHAMELLDDLEEREAMVLKLRFGLVGDEPKTLKEIGETLGLTRERVRQIETDALRRLADGLTDPRERYL, from the coding sequence ATGGCGGTGACCGGCACACCGGCCGCTCGTCCCGAACGGCGGAAGACTCGACGAGATTCGGCCGCCCAATCGCCTTTGGAAACGTATCTTCGCGAGATCAATGAAACCGCGTTGCTGTCGGCACAAGACGAACTGGACTTGGCCGAGCAAATTGCCCAGGGCGACGTCATGGCGCGTGACCGAATGGTGCGTGCCAACCTGCGTTTGGTCGTCAACATCGCTCGCGGCTACACCGGAAAGGGTCTGGGTCTGCAAGACTTGATCGAAGAAGGCAATCTGGGTCTGCTGCGGGCGGTCGAAGGGTTTGATCCCAGTGTCGGAACGCGATTCAGCACCTATGCCAGTTACTGGATCAAACAGTCGATCAAAAGGGCGCTGATCAACAGTGCGAAAACGATTCGCATTCCGGCATACATGGTCGAATTGCTGAGCAAGTGGCGAAGGGCGACGGCACGGCTGAGCGAAGAACTGGGCCGCACACCGACCAACGAAGAAGTGGCCCGCGTGCTGGGGTTACCCAAGAAGAAGCTGCCGATCATTCGCAAGGCGATCAAGATCAACAACAGCACGCCGCAAAGCGATCAAACCGATTCCGGTTGGTCGCTGGGCGAAATGGTCATGGACGAGCGTTTGAAGGCTCCCGACGAGGAGATGTTGGACCACGACATCCTGCGTCACGCCATGGAATTGTTGGACGATCTGGAAGAACGCGAAGCGATGGTGCTGAAACTGCGATTCGGCTTGGTCGGTGATGAACCCAAGACGCTGAAGGAAATTGGTGAAACGTTGGGATTGACCCGCGAACGGGTACGCCAAATCGAAACCGATGCACTTCGCCGTTTGGCCGATGGACTGACCGATCCTCGGGAACGCTATCTGTAG
- the clpP gene encoding ATP-dependent Clp endopeptidase proteolytic subunit ClpP, with the protein MPIIPYVIESNGREERTYDIYSRLLKDRIIFLGQQVDDQISNALVAQMLFLQSDNPKEDIHLYINSPGGSITAGMAIYDTMQFVSCDVATYCIGQAASMGAVLLTAGAKGKRHALPNARIMIHQPLAGMQGTAREVEIHVEELRRIKQRMNEIMIEHTGHSLEKIEEDTDRDRFMSAAEASEYGLIDKVVQRIDQTS; encoded by the coding sequence ATGCCGATCATTCCTTACGTTATTGAAAGCAACGGTCGCGAAGAACGCACCTACGATATCTACAGCCGGTTGCTGAAAGACCGGATCATTTTCCTGGGACAACAAGTCGACGACCAGATCAGCAATGCCCTGGTGGCCCAAATGCTGTTCCTGCAGTCGGACAACCCCAAGGAAGACATCCATCTTTACATCAACAGTCCCGGCGGCAGCATCACCGCGGGCATGGCCATCTATGACACGATGCAGTTTGTCAGCTGTGACGTCGCAACCTATTGCATCGGCCAAGCCGCTTCGATGGGTGCCGTGTTGCTGACCGCCGGTGCCAAGGGCAAGCGTCACGCGTTGCCCAATGCCCGGATCATGATCCACCAACCGCTGGCCGGAATGCAGGGGACCGCACGCGAAGTCGAGATTCACGTCGAAGAATTGCGTCGGATCAAGCAACGCATGAACGAAATCATGATCGAACACACCGGCCACTCTTTGGAAAAGATCGAGGAAGACACCGATCGAGACCGGTTCATGTCGGCGGCCGAAGCATCCGAGTATGGCTTGATCGACAAGGTGGTTCAGCGGATCGATCAAACGTCGTGA
- a CDS encoding ClpP family protease, whose product MEFSSASDILPPQMAGGYSYQNYQRQRQMTLGDLLLENRILFLQGEIHTGNANELVMKLLYLQSENRRKDIHFYINSPGGSVTATLAIYDTMQMLSCPVATYCVGEACSGASVVLCAGTKGKRFCLPNSRVMLHQPMGGVGGQVSDIEIQAAEMFRYRDVLNGILSKHTGQSVEQIAKDTDRDFFLNAEEAKNYGLVDDILTRPPNDNDEDRDDE is encoded by the coding sequence ATGGAATTTTCATCGGCTTCTGACATTTTGCCGCCGCAAATGGCCGGCGGATATTCCTATCAGAACTACCAGCGCCAGCGTCAAATGACGTTGGGCGATTTGCTGCTGGAAAACCGCATCCTGTTTTTGCAGGGTGAGATTCATACCGGCAACGCCAACGAACTGGTGATGAAGCTGTTGTATTTGCAAAGCGAAAATCGCCGCAAGGACATCCACTTTTACATCAACAGTCCCGGCGGCAGTGTCACCGCCACGCTGGCGATTTATGACACGATGCAAATGCTGTCTTGCCCGGTGGCAACCTACTGCGTCGGCGAAGCCTGCAGCGGTGCATCGGTCGTGCTTTGTGCCGGCACCAAAGGCAAGCGTTTCTGTTTGCCCAATAGCCGCGTGATGCTGCACCAACCGATGGGCGGTGTCGGCGGTCAGGTCAGCGACATTGAAATTCAAGCAGCCGAGATGTTCCGCTATCGCGACGTGCTTAACGGCATCCTGTCGAAGCACACGGGCCAATCGGTCGAACAGATCGCCAAGGATACCGATCGTGATTTCTTCTTGAATGCAGAAGAAGCCAAAAACTATGGGCTGGTTGACGACATTCTGACGCGTCCGCCCAACGACAACGATGAAGACCGCGACGACGAGTGA
- the rnpA gene encoding ribonuclease P protein component yields the protein MNPTPAETKIPDGGLSFPKSRRVRRPQEFTRLMRTGVCVADDVLVMFASPIRPRHRELPADAKAQLGITIPKKVGNAVVRNRWKRWIRESFRTQPGEFHDGWQYVVRPKKGASATYPAIRRSLPRLSRRAVKRYRQATA from the coding sequence TTGAACCCAACACCAGCCGAAACAAAGATTCCCGACGGCGGTTTGTCATTTCCCAAGTCGCGTCGTGTCCGTCGCCCGCAAGAGTTCACCCGATTGATGCGGACGGGGGTCTGCGTTGCCGACGATGTGTTGGTGATGTTTGCAAGCCCGATTCGGCCCCGGCACCGTGAATTGCCGGCGGATGCGAAAGCCCAGCTGGGCATCACCATTCCGAAAAAGGTGGGCAATGCGGTAGTTCGCAATCGATGGAAACGTTGGATACGAGAATCTTTTCGAACCCAGCCCGGCGAGTTTCACGACGGTTGGCAGTACGTCGTTCGGCCCAAGAAAGGTGCATCGGCAACGTATCCGGCCATTCGGCGATCGCTGCCACGTTTATCGCGACGCGCGGTCAAACGGTATCGCCAAGCCACGGCCTGA
- a CDS encoding DnaJ C-terminal domain-containing protein, with translation MAEDLYETLGVGRTADKDEIQKAYRKLARKYHPDVNKDSDAAREKFKRVQEAYEVLSDEEKRAAYDRYGADFEKIRTGGWQPGAGGASFDGLDLEQIFGGAGAAKAGGNPFEGGFTDFFEQLMGGGAGPTRGRPGRGRAAAAPPRRGSNLRHELEIPFSMAVTGGKTEFYLHRGGKQEKLSVTIPAGVETGSKIRLRQQGHASTSGGESGDLILLIKVSPHPHFKRNGQNLELRLPVSIGEAVLGGKVDVPTPQGTVTLSVPPGTSSGKRLRIKGRGVTKAGASPGDLLVELQIQLPDQIDEESKQLIASFAERNPPPDRDDLQF, from the coding sequence GTGGCCGAAGATCTGTATGAAACCCTTGGCGTCGGTCGAACCGCCGACAAGGACGAAATTCAAAAGGCGTACCGCAAGCTCGCGCGCAAGTACCATCCCGACGTCAACAAAGACAGTGACGCGGCACGGGAGAAGTTTAAACGCGTTCAGGAAGCGTACGAAGTTCTCAGCGACGAAGAAAAGCGCGCCGCATACGATCGTTACGGCGCCGACTTCGAAAAAATCCGCACCGGCGGTTGGCAACCGGGTGCCGGCGGAGCTTCGTTTGACGGATTGGATTTGGAGCAGATTTTCGGCGGTGCCGGCGCGGCAAAGGCCGGAGGCAATCCGTTCGAAGGCGGGTTTACCGATTTCTTCGAACAGCTGATGGGCGGTGGTGCGGGCCCGACGCGAGGTCGTCCGGGACGTGGCCGGGCTGCCGCTGCGCCGCCGCGACGCGGATCCAATTTGCGGCACGAGCTGGAGATACCTTTTTCGATGGCCGTCACGGGCGGAAAGACGGAGTTCTATCTGCACCGCGGTGGCAAACAGGAAAAGTTGTCGGTCACCATTCCCGCTGGCGTCGAAACGGGGTCAAAGATTCGCCTGAGACAGCAAGGCCACGCTTCGACTAGTGGAGGCGAGTCCGGTGATTTGATTCTGCTGATCAAAGTATCGCCGCATCCTCATTTCAAGCGGAACGGCCAGAACCTGGAACTGCGATTGCCCGTCTCGATTGGCGAAGCGGTCTTGGGCGGCAAAGTCGACGTGCCCACACCGCAAGGTACGGTCACACTGTCGGTCCCGCCGGGAACCAGCAGCGGAAAACGGCTGCGGATCAAAGGCCGCGGGGTTACCAAAGCCGGGGCATCCCCGGGTGATCTGTTGGTCGAACTGCAGATTCAGCTACCGGACCAGATCGACGAAGAATCCAAACAGTTGATCGCATCCTTTGCCGAACGTAACCCGCCACCAGATCGTGACGATTTGCAGTTTTGA
- a CDS encoding alpha/beta fold hydrolase, which produces MDMIAQDLLAYESKSLTVDGLSGSTWTMRYLDEGPTSNTPSDSGPILCVHGNPTWSFYFRRVVQRFSPARRVVAVDHLGCGRSDKPSKSEFDYCLASHRDNLVRLIDQLDLSQTTLLAHDWGGAIGLAALCERRDRFKRIVLLNTGAFPPPYLPLRIAACRWPWVGPLGVRGFNAFARAAQTMTVSRQPLPADVRRGMIAPYDSWANRVAIDAFVQDIPMHRSHRTFPVLQKLESELPSLAGLPILLVWGMKDWCFRPECLERFQGHWPDARVVPIDDAGHYVLEDAPTETLNAIDEFLQST; this is translated from the coding sequence ATGGACATGATCGCCCAGGACCTGCTGGCATACGAATCAAAATCTTTGACGGTCGACGGCCTGTCCGGATCGACCTGGACGATGCGTTATCTGGACGAAGGCCCGACGTCGAACACACCGTCCGATTCCGGTCCCATCCTGTGCGTCCATGGGAACCCGACCTGGAGTTTCTATTTTCGTCGCGTCGTCCAGCGGTTCAGCCCCGCCCGTCGCGTTGTGGCGGTGGATCACCTGGGGTGTGGGCGCAGCGACAAACCGTCGAAGTCTGAATTCGACTATTGCCTGGCATCCCACCGCGACAATTTGGTCCGGTTGATCGATCAGCTGGACTTAAGCCAGACAACGCTGTTGGCCCACGATTGGGGCGGTGCAATCGGCTTGGCCGCGCTGTGCGAACGTCGCGACCGATTCAAGAGGATTGTGTTGCTGAACACGGGCGCTTTCCCGCCGCCCTATCTGCCGCTGCGGATCGCCGCCTGTCGCTGGCCATGGGTCGGGCCGCTGGGCGTGCGTGGATTCAATGCGTTCGCTCGAGCCGCACAGACGATGACCGTTTCGCGGCAGCCGCTGCCGGCGGACGTCCGCCGCGGCATGATCGCACCCTACGACAGCTGGGCAAACCGTGTCGCGATCGACGCCTTTGTCCAAGACATTCCGATGCATCGGTCGCACCGGACGTTTCCGGTGTTACAAAAGCTTGAATCGGAGCTCCCTTCGCTTGCCGGACTACCAATCTTGTTGGTCTGGGGGATGAAAGATTGGTGCTTTCGCCCCGAATGCTTGGAGCGTTTCCAAGGGCATTGGCCCGATGCCAGGGTCGTGCCGATCGACGATGCGGGGCACTATGTGTTGGAAGACGCTCCGACCGAAACACTGAATGCGATCGACGAATTTCTGCAATCGACGTGA